A genomic region of Eucalyptus grandis isolate ANBG69807.140 chromosome 5, ASM1654582v1, whole genome shotgun sequence contains the following coding sequences:
- the LOC104429713 gene encoding probable 3-hydroxyisobutyryl-CoA hydrolase 2, whose amino-acid sequence MVCHVMRGQVSKDFVEGCRALLLDKDKNPKWEPPRLELVTDKMVESYFSKVDDEDWKDLKLPPRSNLPVSAIAKL is encoded by the exons ATGGTTTGCCATGTAATGCGAGGCCAAGTCAGCAAGGACTTTGTTGAG GGCTGCAGAGCCTTACTCTTGGATAAGGATAAGAACCCAAAG TGGGAGCCTCCTAGATTGGAGCTTGTCACTGACAAGATGGTAGAAAGCTACTTCTCCAAGGTGGATGATGAAGACTGGAAAGATCTAAAGCTGCCCCCCAGATCAAACTTGCCTGTATCTGCAATTGCAAAGCTGTAA